In Candidatus Desulfofervidus auxilii, one genomic interval encodes:
- a CDS encoding glycosyltransferase family 4 protein, whose translation MRIAQVAPLYESVPPKLYGGTERVISYLTEELVRQGHKVTLFASGDSVTKARLISSCPNSLRLDKDCKDTLAHHIFMLEQVYKHASEFDIIHFHIDYIHFPLFRRSNTPHLSTLHGRLDIKDIFPLYKEFREVPLVSISNAQRKPLQGVNWVGTVYHGLPKDLYKFKARHGKYLAFLGRISPEKRPDRAIKIAQVVGMPLKIAAKVDKADKEYFETVIRPLLKNPYVEFIGEISEKEKNDFLGNAYALLFPIDWPEPFGLVMIEALACGTPVIAWRCGSVPEVIKDGINGFIVDSLKQAVKAVKEVRKLSRKNCRKTFEARFTASRMANDYLCIYEKLLREREPLLKAV comes from the coding sequence ATGCGTATCGCTCAAGTTGCACCCTTGTATGAGAGTGTTCCTCCAAAACTCTATGGTGGCACCGAAAGGGTCATCTCATATCTCACAGAAGAATTGGTAAGACAGGGACATAAAGTGACTTTATTTGCTAGTGGGGATTCAGTAACTAAGGCACGTTTAATTTCTTCCTGTCCTAATTCTTTGCGATTGGATAAAGACTGTAAAGATACTTTGGCCCATCACATTTTTATGCTTGAACAGGTGTACAAACATGCCTCTGAGTTTGACATTATTCACTTTCATATTGACTACATTCATTTTCCTCTTTTTCGTCGCTCTAATACTCCTCACCTCTCAACACTGCATGGAAGATTAGATATAAAAGATATATTTCCACTTTACAAAGAATTTAGGGAAGTGCCTTTAGTATCCATTTCTAATGCCCAGCGTAAGCCTCTTCAAGGAGTGAACTGGGTGGGTACGGTATATCATGGTTTACCTAAAGATTTGTATAAGTTTAAGGCAAGGCATGGTAAATATTTGGCTTTTTTAGGAAGAATCTCTCCGGAAAAACGCCCTGATAGAGCCATAAAAATAGCACAGGTAGTAGGAATGCCTTTGAAAATTGCGGCTAAAGTAGATAAGGCAGACAAAGAATATTTTGAAACAGTAATAAGACCCTTATTAAAGAATCCTTATGTAGAATTTATAGGGGAGATTTCTGAAAAGGAAAAAAATGATTTTTTAGGCAATGCCTATGCCTTACTTTTCCCTATTGACTGGCCTGAACCATTTGGTTTAGTGATGATAGAGGCCTTAGCCTGTGGCACTCCAGTGATTGCCTGGCGTTGTGGCTCTGTTCCAGAAGTGATAAAAGACGGAATTAATGGTTTTATTGTTGATAGCCTAAAGCAAGCAGTAAAGGCAGTAAAAGAGGTCAGGAAATTGAGCCGTAAGAACTGCCGTAAGACATTTGAAGCAAGATTTACAGCTAGCCGTATGGCAAATGACTATCTCTGTATTTATGAAAAACTGTTAAGAGAAAGAGAACCATTGCTTAAAGCAGTATAA
- a CDS encoding amylo-alpha-1,6-glucosidase, with translation MVVDPHKYYIIARKGEIKPYLVLKQGDSFALFSHYGDIEQIGLGEEGIYHKGTRFVSRLEFFLFDAKPFFLSSGVREDNILLTVDLTNPDTIVSKNLFLPRGSIHVLRSKFLFEGGYYECIKIQNFALFPISLPFSIAFDADFADIFEVRGVRRERRGERLKATVRERSVILGYRGLDGVLREASFTFSPNPTEIRDSQAIFWTNLAPKGTFTLFLTISFIENGISQSFSFKEAFSKTKKTLETFKKKSCMISTSNEQFNAWVERSYTDLFMMLTEVPMGLYPYAGIPWFNTIFGRDGIITALECLWVNPDIAKGVLSYLAATQAKEEIPEKDAQPGKIIHEVRKGEMAATGEIPFDYYYGSVDTTPFFIILAGAYYERTGDREFIKLLWPHIELALNWIDYYGDMDKDGFIEYMPSANGLVNKGWKDSYDSVFHADGSLASPPIALVEVQGYVYAAKQNAAYLAKILGKEKIAKRLLKEAKALKRKFNKLFWCEEIGSYIFALDGNKSPCKVRTSNAGHALFSGIATKICAKRLTRTLFEDHFFSGWGIRTVSSLEKNYNPISYHNGSVWPHDNALIAYGLSHYGFKEQVLTIMKGLFEASNFFGLHRLPELFCGFPRRADEGPTHYPVACSPQTWSTVAVFFLIQACLGITFKEKKLYFYSPILPSFLEEVYLKNLRVGNDFIDLYLKRYQNDVVINVLKKKRDIEILILK, from the coding sequence ATGGTAGTGGATCCACACAAATATTATATAATTGCCCGAAAAGGCGAAATTAAGCCTTACTTGGTCTTAAAACAAGGAGATAGTTTTGCTCTTTTTAGCCATTATGGAGATATCGAACAGATTGGTTTGGGAGAAGAGGGCATTTATCACAAAGGCACTCGCTTTGTATCAAGACTTGAGTTTTTCCTTTTTGATGCCAAACCATTTTTTTTAAGCTCAGGGGTAAGAGAAGATAATATCCTTCTTACCGTAGACTTAACTAATCCTGATACTATAGTTAGCAAAAATCTCTTTTTGCCCAGAGGGAGCATCCATGTACTTCGCTCCAAATTTTTGTTTGAAGGTGGTTATTATGAATGTATAAAAATCCAAAATTTTGCCTTATTTCCTATTAGTCTTCCTTTTTCTATTGCATTTGATGCCGATTTTGCTGATATCTTTGAGGTAAGAGGAGTAAGGAGAGAAAGGAGGGGAGAACGATTAAAGGCCACTGTTAGAGAAAGAAGTGTAATTTTGGGTTATAGGGGTTTAGATGGCGTTCTCCGTGAAGCTAGTTTTACATTTTCTCCAAATCCCACAGAAATCCGAGATTCACAGGCTATCTTTTGGACAAACCTAGCACCAAAGGGAACATTCACCTTATTTTTAACTATTTCTTTTATAGAAAATGGCATTTCCCAAAGTTTTTCTTTTAAAGAAGCCTTTTCAAAAACAAAAAAAACATTAGAAACATTTAAAAAAAAGAGTTGTATGATTTCCACTTCTAATGAACAGTTTAATGCCTGGGTAGAACGGTCATATACTGACCTTTTTATGATGCTTACAGAGGTCCCTATGGGATTATATCCCTATGCAGGCATTCCTTGGTTTAATACTATTTTTGGACGGGACGGAATTATTACTGCCTTGGAGTGCCTATGGGTCAATCCTGACATTGCTAAGGGGGTTTTGAGCTATCTTGCTGCCACACAAGCAAAAGAGGAAATACCCGAAAAAGACGCTCAACCTGGTAAAATCATACATGAAGTTCGTAAGGGAGAAATGGCTGCCACGGGTGAGATCCCCTTTGATTATTATTATGGCAGTGTTGATACTACCCCCTTTTTTATTATTTTGGCTGGGGCCTATTATGAAAGGACAGGAGATAGGGAATTTATTAAATTGCTTTGGCCACATATTGAGCTAGCCTTGAATTGGATAGATTACTATGGAGATATGGATAAAGATGGATTCATTGAATATATGCCTTCGGCTAATGGCCTGGTAAATAAAGGTTGGAAGGATTCTTATGACAGCGTTTTCCATGCAGATGGTTCTCTAGCATCTCCTCCTATTGCTCTAGTAGAAGTGCAAGGATATGTCTATGCAGCCAAACAAAATGCAGCCTATTTGGCTAAAATATTAGGAAAAGAAAAAATAGCAAAAAGACTTTTAAAAGAAGCAAAGGCTTTAAAAAGAAAGTTTAACAAACTGTTTTGGTGTGAAGAAATTGGCAGTTATATCTTTGCTTTAGACGGAAACAAATCTCCTTGTAAGGTGCGGACTTCTAATGCAGGTCATGCCCTTTTTAGTGGAATTGCCACAAAGATTTGTGCCAAGCGTCTGACTCGGACATTATTTGAAGACCACTTTTTTTCTGGTTGGGGCATAAGAACTGTTTCAAGTCTTGAGAAGAATTACAATCCCATATCTTACCATAATGGTTCAGTATGGCCCCATGATAATGCTCTTATTGCTTACGGCCTAAGTCATTATGGTTTTAAAGAACAAGTTTTAACTATTATGAAAGGGCTCTTTGAAGCCAGTAATTTTTTTGGTTTACATAGGTTACCAGAACTCTTTTGTGGTTTTCCACGCAGGGCAGATGAGGGGCCAACCCATTATCCAGTAGCATGTAGTCCTCAAACCTGGTCTACTGTAGCTGTCTTTTTTTTAATCCAAGCCTGTTTAGGAATCACCTTTAAAGAGAAAAAACTCTATTTTTATTCTCCCATTCTACCTTCTTTTTTAGAAGAAGTTTATCTAAAAAATCTGAGAGTTGGGAATGACTTTATTGACCTTTACTTAAAAAGATACCAAAATGATGTAGTAATTAATGTGTTAAAAAAGAAAAGGGATATTGAAATATTAATCCTAAAGTAA
- a CDS encoding MFS transporter, with the protein MKSNLKSAFQFIILLGLVSCFGDIVYEGARSITGPFLAVLGASSAVVGIIAGVGEFLGYVLRLASGYLADKTRLYWPLTFLGYGALLSIPLLALAGNWEMAALLIILERIGKAIRTPARDTILSHATAQVGRGFGFGLHEALDQIGAILGPLAISAMLFITHGYRLGFALLFIPALLVLFFLIVAQRKCPTPVIFEARTKEGKKGMGKLPALFWIYVLFSFFSILGFVNFQLISYHFEVQSIISTAQIPIFYAIAMGVDAMVALIIGKLYDRIGLSCLFAIPLLTTLLPFFVFSHTYSIVLFSIILWGAIMGIHETIMRAAVADLTPLPRRATAYGIFNIIYGLAWLTGSSLIGLLYSISLGLIIALVVASEVISMVFCWQLKKCQQNIF; encoded by the coding sequence ATGAAGTCTAATTTAAAATCTGCCTTTCAATTCATCATCTTGCTTGGTTTGGTTAGTTGTTTTGGTGATATTGTCTATGAAGGGGCAAGGAGTATTACCGGACCATTTTTGGCTGTATTAGGTGCAAGTTCTGCTGTAGTAGGCATTATAGCAGGTGTGGGTGAATTTCTAGGCTATGTCCTGCGTCTAGCCTCAGGCTATCTTGCTGATAAAACAAGGCTATATTGGCCTTTGACCTTCCTGGGTTATGGGGCACTCTTAAGCATTCCCCTATTAGCCCTGGCTGGTAATTGGGAGATGGCTGCTCTTTTAATTATATTAGAGCGGATCGGAAAGGCTATAAGAACCCCAGCCCGAGATACTATACTTTCTCATGCCACAGCTCAAGTGGGTAGGGGTTTTGGTTTTGGCTTACATGAAGCTTTAGACCAGATTGGGGCTATCCTTGGTCCTTTAGCCATCTCAGCAATGTTGTTTATCACCCATGGCTACCGGCTGGGATTTGCTCTTTTATTTATTCCTGCTCTTTTGGTCTTATTCTTTCTTATTGTGGCCCAAAGAAAATGTCCAACTCCTGTAATATTTGAAGCTAGAACTAAGGAAGGCAAAAAGGGGATGGGTAAACTCCCAGCTCTCTTTTGGATTTATGTTCTGTTTAGCTTTTTCAGTATACTGGGTTTTGTTAATTTCCAGCTTATTTCTTACCACTTTGAGGTACAGTCTATCATCTCCACTGCTCAGATTCCCATCTTTTATGCCATTGCTATGGGTGTAGATGCCATGGTTGCGCTCATAATCGGCAAGCTCTATGACCGCATTGGCCTTAGTTGCTTATTTGCCATACCCCTTTTAACCACCCTTTTACCATTTTTTGTCTTTTCTCATACTTATTCTATTGTGCTCTTTAGTATTATCCTTTGGGGTGCAATTATGGGTATTCATGAAACTATTATGCGTGCCGCTGTTGCCGATTTAACACCTTTACCCCGACGGGCTACGGCTTATGGTATCTTCAATATTATTTATGGTCTAGCTTGGTTGACAGGCAGCAGCTTAATTGGTTTATTATATAGTATTTCACTGGGACTTATTATTGCTCTAGTGGTGGCCTCAGAAGTTATTTCAATGGTATTCTGTTGGCAATTAAAAAAATGTCAGCAAAACATTTTTTGA
- a CDS encoding SAM-dependent methyltransferase, with protein sequence MKELVNHILNSISKEISSEVVYWDGERIKFGQGKPLFRIHIKSPHVLKDLMQDLSIGFGENYMNNNIVVEGDLQRLLGIGVNLTPQRLNLPNKTKLRILINHIATLNSLRNIGRNIAHHYDLGNDFYQLMLDKNMTYSCAYFKTPRDSLEEAQDNKHQLICRKINLQDGDRLIDIGCGWGSFLVYAAKKFDITAVGCTLSHNQYEYAKKWVKKEGLEKKVSIFLEDYRRMSGRFNKFVSIGMYEHVGKNYASTFFRKVKSLLTDDSIGILHTIGYNNRQPTDPWLKKYIFPGGYLPALPEVLEHMTREGFYIIDVENLRPHYAKTLDEWIKRFESNIDKIKAMFGQKFINMWRLYLNGAAAGFKFGETNVYQILFLRNLEKLTPCYREDIYKNWE encoded by the coding sequence GTGAAAGAATTAGTTAATCACATCTTAAATAGTATTTCTAAAGAAATATCCAGTGAAGTAGTCTATTGGGATGGAGAGAGGATAAAGTTTGGTCAAGGAAAACCACTATTTCGGATACATATAAAATCACCTCATGTTTTAAAGGATTTGATGCAAGATTTATCCATTGGATTTGGTGAAAATTACATGAATAATAATATCGTGGTAGAAGGTGATTTACAGAGATTATTGGGAATTGGAGTTAATTTAACACCACAAAGACTAAATCTTCCCAATAAAACCAAATTGCGGATACTTATAAACCACATTGCCACTTTAAATAGCCTTAGAAATATAGGCAGAAATATTGCCCACCACTATGATTTAGGCAACGATTTTTATCAACTTATGTTGGACAAAAATATGACATACTCCTGTGCTTATTTTAAAACCCCAAGAGATTCTTTAGAGGAAGCACAAGATAATAAACACCAACTAATCTGTCGCAAGATAAACTTGCAAGACGGAGATAGGTTAATAGATATTGGTTGTGGCTGGGGAAGTTTTTTGGTTTATGCTGCCAAAAAATTTGATATTACAGCCGTAGGTTGCACTTTGTCACATAATCAATATGAATATGCTAAAAAATGGGTAAAAAAGGAAGGACTAGAGAAAAAAGTGAGCATTTTTTTAGAAGATTATAGAAGAATGAGTGGGAGATTTAACAAATTTGTTTCTATAGGCATGTATGAACATGTGGGCAAAAATTATGCTTCCACCTTTTTCAGAAAAGTGAAAAGCCTGTTAACGGATGACTCTATTGGTATTCTACATACCATTGGTTACAATAATCGTCAGCCAACCGACCCTTGGTTGAAAAAATACATTTTCCCTGGTGGATATTTACCTGCACTTCCTGAGGTCTTGGAACATATGACACGAGAGGGTTTTTATATCATTGATGTAGAAAATCTGCGTCCTCATTATGCTAAGACCCTGGATGAGTGGATTAAACGCTTTGAAAGTAATATAGATAAAATTAAAGCCATGTTTGGTCAGAAGTTTATTAATATGTGGAGATTGTATCTCAATGGAGCTGCGGCTGGTTTTAAATTTGGTGAAACAAATGTATATCAAATATTATTCTTACGTAATTTAGAAAAACTTACTCCCTGTTATCGAGAAGATATTTATAAAAATTGGGAATAA
- a CDS encoding DUF3536 domain-containing protein, whose protein sequence is MNRYVCIHGHFYQPPRENPWLEAVELQDAAYPYHDWNERITEECYAPNMAARILNAEKKIIDMVNNYTKISFDFGPTLLSWLERFKPEVYQAILLADREGQSKFSGHGPAIAQIYNHIIMPLANFRDKRTQIIWGIKDFKYRFKRLPEGMWLPETAVDLETLVILAEKGIKFAILAPHQAKRIKRIGENAWQGVNNGEIDTTMPYLCKLPSGKTIHIFFYNKPISQDIAFGGLLSNGEMFAKELLNAFKETKRAQLVHVATDGETYGHHHRFGDMALAYCLYYIESNNLAQITIYGEYLEKYPPTHEVEITEFSSWSCAHGVERWRNNCGCNTGIHPGWTQAWRAPLRRAMDWLRDALIKVYQAQISLYVKDPWQIRDDYIEVILDRSRQNIENFFSLHLIKEITKQEKIKVLKLLEMQRQAMLMYTSCGWFFDEISGIETVQIMRHASRAMQLAKEISGRDFEHNYLKILEEAPSNNPRFKNGAQVYEILVKPAIVDLLRAGVHYSLSSLFEAYPETTKIYCYTAKKQIYHSLEAGKQKLGVGKVKITSEITWEEDIITFAVLYLGNHYLNGKAKPDIKKEEFLNMYQEIKNAFIKSDISEIIHIMDRYFGPTNYSLWHLFKDQQRQILNKILESTFQEIEFSFRQIYERYYPIMQLMKDIETALPKSLCSVVEFIIYTDIKRILESKEMELDKLQRLVEEAKKWSLKLDKTTLSFVASNKINTLMERFSQRPQDILLLENIEKLLQILSDLALELNLWKAQNIYFSIGKQLCIKMQDKAKQGDEMASKWFSHFNTIGSYLKVKCV, encoded by the coding sequence ATGAACCGTTATGTTTGTATCCATGGACACTTTTATCAACCCCCTAGAGAAAATCCCTGGCTAGAAGCGGTCGAGCTTCAAGATGCCGCTTATCCTTATCATGATTGGAATGAGAGGATAACCGAAGAGTGTTATGCCCCCAATATGGCTGCCAGGATTCTTAATGCTGAAAAAAAGATTATTGATATGGTCAATAATTATACTAAGATAAGCTTTGATTTTGGCCCAACATTACTCTCTTGGTTAGAGAGATTTAAACCAGAAGTGTATCAGGCTATACTTCTGGCTGATAGAGAGGGTCAAAGTAAATTTTCAGGACATGGTCCTGCCATTGCTCAGATTTACAACCATATAATCATGCCTCTAGCCAATTTCAGGGACAAACGCACGCAAATTATCTGGGGTATTAAAGACTTTAAATATCGTTTTAAAAGGCTACCAGAAGGGATGTGGCTTCCAGAAACGGCGGTGGACTTAGAAACCTTGGTTATATTGGCTGAAAAAGGGATAAAATTTGCTATTTTAGCCCCACATCAAGCTAAGAGAATAAAAAGGATAGGAGAAAATGCATGGCAAGGGGTAAACAATGGAGAAATAGACACCACTATGCCTTATTTGTGTAAATTACCATCTGGAAAAACTATTCATATTTTTTTCTATAATAAACCTATATCTCAGGATATTGCCTTTGGTGGACTTTTAAGTAATGGTGAAATGTTTGCTAAGGAATTACTAAATGCCTTCAAAGAAACAAAAAGGGCCCAGCTTGTTCACGTTGCCACCGATGGAGAAACCTATGGCCATCACCACCGTTTTGGGGACATGGCTTTGGCCTATTGTCTTTATTATATAGAATCTAATAATCTGGCTCAAATTACTATATATGGCGAATATCTAGAAAAATATCCTCCCACTCATGAGGTAGAGATAACAGAATTCTCCTCCTGGAGTTGTGCCCATGGGGTAGAAAGATGGAGAAATAATTGCGGGTGTAATACAGGAATACATCCAGGGTGGACACAGGCATGGAGGGCACCTTTACGAAGGGCAATGGACTGGCTTCGTGATGCCTTAATTAAAGTATATCAAGCACAAATAAGTCTTTATGTAAAAGACCCTTGGCAGATAAGGGATGATTATATTGAAGTAATTTTAGATCGCTCTCGGCAAAATATAGAAAATTTTTTCTCCCTACATTTAATCAAAGAAATTACCAAACAAGAAAAGATAAAGGTATTGAAACTGCTGGAAATGCAACGGCAGGCCATGTTGATGTATACCAGTTGTGGCTGGTTTTTTGATGAAATTTCAGGGATTGAAACGGTCCAAATAATGCGACATGCATCCAGGGCCATGCAATTGGCTAAAGAGATAAGTGGCAGAGATTTTGAGCATAATTATCTAAAAATTTTAGAAGAAGCACCAAGCAACAACCCTAGATTCAAAAACGGGGCTCAAGTGTATGAAATATTAGTAAAGCCTGCCATTGTAGATTTATTAAGGGCGGGGGTCCACTATTCTCTATCCTCTCTTTTTGAAGCATATCCAGAGACTACTAAAATTTATTGTTATACAGCCAAAAAACAAATATATCACTCTCTAGAAGCAGGTAAACAAAAGCTAGGGGTGGGTAAAGTAAAAATAACCTCTGAAATCACTTGGGAAGAAGATATTATAACATTCGCTGTGCTGTATTTGGGAAATCATTATTTGAATGGAAAGGCAAAACCAGATATAAAAAAAGAAGAATTTCTCAATATGTATCAAGAGATTAAAAATGCCTTTATAAAAAGTGATATTTCTGAAATTATTCACATCATGGACAGATACTTTGGCCCTACCAATTATTCTTTATGGCATTTATTTAAAGACCAACAGAGGCAGATTTTAAATAAAATTTTGGAATCTACTTTCCAAGAAATAGAATTTTCTTTCCGCCAAATTTATGAGCGTTATTACCCAATTATGCAGCTTATGAAGGATATAGAAACTGCCCTTCCTAAATCCCTATGTAGTGTAGTGGAGTTTATAATTTATACTGACATAAAAAGGATTTTGGAAAGTAAAGAAATGGAATTGGACAAACTTCAAAGACTAGTAGAGGAGGCCAAAAAATGGTCTCTTAAACTAGACAAAACCACCCTGAGTTTTGTAGCCAGTAACAAGATTAATACCCTTATGGAAAGATTTTCCCAAAGACCTCAAGATATTTTACTGCTGGAAAATATAGAGAAATTGCTTCAGATTTTAAGCGATTTAGCCCTAGAATTAAATCTATGGAAGGCGCAAAATATTTATTTTTCTATTGGCAAGCAACTCTGTATAAAAATGCAAGATAAGGCAAAACAGGGGGATGAAATGGCCTCCAAATGGTTTTCCCATTTCAATACCATAGGAAGTTATCTTAAGGTCAAATGTGTTTAA
- the eno gene encoding phosphopyruvate hydratase, with the protein MPIISNINALEVLDSRGNPTVAVYVYLESGIGAKAIVPSGASTGKKEALELRDGDPQRYGGKGVLKAVNNIKEKITPELIGIDVREQALIDKILLDLDGTPNKSKLGANAILGVSLACLHAAASYTDLPLYQYWGGSHATLLPVPMFNVLNGGVHADNNVDFQEYMLVPAGFSTYHEALRAGAEIYHTLKNTLKEKGLSTAVGDEGGFAPNLQNNEEPLKLLLEAIEKAGYKPGEQIFLAMDPAASSFYVDGKYKLASEGRELNSEEMIDLFENLVEKYPIISIEDGLAEDDWEGWKNFNERLGNKVQLVADDLTVTNPNIIEKGIKEKAFNSVLIKLNQIGTVTETMQAIEITQKAGMTACVSHRSSETCDTTIADLCVAKRTGMLKTGAPCRSERLAKYNRLLEIEAELGDVAEFIGVKGFKAGR; encoded by the coding sequence ATGCCCATTATTTCAAACATTAATGCATTAGAAGTATTAGATTCTAGAGGGAACCCCACAGTGGCTGTATATGTATATTTAGAGAGTGGTATTGGAGCAAAGGCCATTGTGCCTTCTGGAGCATCTACAGGGAAAAAAGAGGCGTTAGAATTGAGGGATGGAGATCCACAGCGTTATGGTGGCAAGGGAGTGCTTAAGGCAGTAAATAATATAAAAGAAAAGATTACTCCAGAATTAATAGGAATAGATGTGAGGGAGCAAGCCTTAATTGATAAAATTTTATTGGACTTAGATGGCACACCTAATAAGTCTAAATTAGGAGCTAATGCTATTTTGGGGGTATCTTTGGCCTGTTTGCATGCTGCTGCCTCTTACACAGATTTGCCTTTATACCAATACTGGGGGGGGAGCCATGCTACGCTTTTACCTGTGCCCATGTTTAATGTCCTAAATGGGGGAGTGCATGCCGATAATAATGTGGACTTTCAAGAATATATGTTAGTTCCAGCAGGATTTTCTACTTATCATGAAGCATTAAGGGCAGGGGCAGAAATCTATCATACCTTAAAAAATACCTTAAAAGAAAAAGGACTTTCTACTGCTGTGGGGGATGAAGGGGGTTTTGCTCCTAATTTGCAAAATAATGAAGAACCCCTAAAGTTGCTTTTAGAGGCTATAGAAAAGGCCGGCTATAAGCCAGGAGAGCAGATTTTTTTAGCCATGGACCCTGCGGCCAGTAGCTTTTATGTGGATGGTAAATATAAGCTAGCTAGTGAAGGCAGAGAACTTAATAGTGAGGAAATGATAGATTTATTTGAAAATTTAGTAGAAAAATATCCCATCATTTCCATTGAGGATGGTTTGGCTGAGGATGATTGGGAAGGCTGGAAAAATTTTAATGAGCGTTTAGGCAATAAGGTGCAACTGGTAGCTGATGATTTAACCGTAACAAACCCTAATATTATTGAAAAAGGCATTAAAGAAAAGGCATTTAATAGCGTATTAATAAAACTCAATCAAATTGGCACTGTTACCGAAACTATGCAGGCCATTGAAATTACGCAAAAAGCAGGTATGACTGCTTGTGTTTCTCACCGTTCTAGTGAAACTTGTGATACTACTATTGCTGATTTATGTGTGGCCAAACGCACAGGAATGTTAAAGACAGGTGCTCCTTGTCGGAGTGAGCGTTTGGCAAAATATAACCGTTTGCTAGAAATAGAGGCAGAGTTAGGAGATGTAGCAGAATTTATAGGAGTAAAGGGATTTAAGGCAGGAAGATAA
- a CDS encoding molybdate ABC transporter substrate-binding protein, with product MAKKKQFPIIPSNRIDDIHYLNHLEEADLILYVAGNQFMVMEELLTFFQELNPEVKYIFYETLPPGLELKQILAGGAIFRGKMLPGIPDVYTAVNDEAMHRLEERGLINKGNYFVYLHNRIVLMVKEGNPLNINSVLDLARDEVRISQPNPEVEDIGIHIVNMYRDAGGEELVYRIMEEKRAEGTTIFTVVHHRETPLRLQKNTVDVGPVWATEVIEAKKKGIRVEMVEPGEKLDQRDRVNYFITSFKKAPHPENAQKFLEFIKSKTAQKCYQKYGFIPHFKIN from the coding sequence ATGGCAAAGAAAAAACAATTTCCAATTATTCCATCTAATAGGATAGACGATATCCACTATTTAAACCATCTAGAAGAGGCAGATTTAATTTTATATGTAGCTGGCAATCAGTTTATGGTTATGGAAGAATTACTGACTTTCTTTCAGGAATTAAATCCTGAAGTAAAATACATTTTTTATGAAACACTCCCCCCAGGTTTAGAATTAAAACAGATCCTGGCTGGTGGTGCCATTTTTCGGGGAAAGATGCTTCCTGGTATACCAGACGTTTATACTGCTGTTAACGATGAAGCCATGCATAGACTAGAGGAAAGAGGACTGATCAATAAAGGCAATTACTTTGTATATTTACATAACCGGATTGTGCTGATGGTTAAAGAAGGCAATCCCTTAAATATAAACTCTGTTTTGGACTTGGCTAGAGATGAAGTGAGAATTTCTCAGCCTAATCCTGAGGTAGAAGATATTGGCATTCATATTGTTAACATGTACCGTGATGCTGGTGGGGAAGAATTAGTTTACCGCATTATGGAAGAAAAGCGGGCTGAAGGAACCACTATCTTCACGGTAGTGCATCATCGAGAAACGCCCTTACGACTTCAAAAAAATACAGTAGATGTAGGACCAGTGTGGGCAACAGAGGTTATAGAGGCAAAGAAAAAAGGAATTAGGGTAGAAATGGTAGAACCAGGAGAAAAATTGGACCAAAGGGATAGGGTTAATTATTTTATTACCAGTTTTAAAAAGGCCCCTCATCCTGAAAATGCCCAAAAATTTTTAGAATTTATTAAATCTAAAACTGCGCAAAAGTGTTATCAAAAATACGGGTTTATCCCCCATTTTAAGATAAATTGA